ATCTTTGTTGTCTATCAACTTCTTATggacacatttttatttgttattttgcaaCTATTTGATGCCATTCCACGTTTTCTAGCCATTATGGATTTCTCTATATGGACTCTTAATGTTTTACAGTTTTGTCACAAACAACTGTTCTTTTCTTATCGCTCTGACAGGAAAGAGCTGGAGGAATGTTTCCATGTGTGCAGCACCTTCATTTAACACATTTCCATTCATTGaagaggtcacacacacacacacacacacacacacacacacacacacacacacacacacacacacacacaaagaataaagagtagggctgggcgatatggaccaaaactcagatCTACatattttctctcaaaatgatgatatacaatatgaatctcaatcattttaatttaaataaagttttaccaaaaagacaattctgggttaaatttgatgaagtaaaacgccacacaggctaaaataacattACAATGTTTTAAGAAtggtaaaaaaacacaagttgttcATGTATCAAACATGTGAACTagagaaaataaatgtacaaatacagcaaaaaatatataaaatgacaacaaaaacacaaattaacagaaaaatacacaaaagaacaaaaagaagaacatgagaagaagaaaaaagcacaatgggacaacagaaatacattaaagaataaaaataaaaaaggacaaaataatgtattaaaCAGCAGCGTAATATGTTCCACtctttctcctctaagggacagcacgtgtgagtgagttctgtaataAGGCTTGTTTAGACTCAATCATCATCTAACTGTTCTTTTACAGAACAACTCCTAAAATGAATAGAAAATTAGCTATGAAAAAtgatatatcgatataggccattttgtaattttctataattgccaaaataaaaaagtgaatatATCTTGAACGTTATGATTATCTACACTTCTATTCTCTGAGCTCACATCTGTCACAACCATTCAGTGTGTATCACGTCTACCCTTTAAAAGAACTAATCCATAAACACCCGTATATACCTAGCAACAATAAGCTGAACAATGAACGTATTAATCCAAAGAAACAAAGTGAGCTCCAGTAttctgggttagggttacataaattatttatttaatattcaatATCCATAGTTTGTTCTAccctaaaaaaacattatttaaggtttattttaccaaactcACTGAGTTTTAGCCTCTCAACAGTCACTTTAAtgatgcttctaaaaacaggctgttttggtgcctatttatgcatattcatgagtgggcgggTCTACagacgctgactccacacagCAGCTGATCACTAGTGATTTTCTCTTGCTATGCACACAGTCTTGTTAGTGTTTTTAGCCCAAAGAaaatgcacattacagtaaaacacatgaatatttaagaaactattgtgattgtgagtcagacaaacactgcttCACAGTGTGTTTTTAtcgcagcagcagcggagtcagtcagctgttacAGCTGCTGcctcactttctcctcctcctcatctcctctactaactacaggaatagtccatttaaggtgatcatcatttgttttgtccaaccgctgcgtcacattgggtcacaaacccGTCCGATCATGTCAAAGGAGATACAATGCGGTGtaacgggtactaaaaatggaactgattgtaactgctccctgggtgctacagcgtggctgcccactgctcctcagggaggggttaaatacagagaacacatttagtgTCTTTACatgtgacaataaagtataatatatattctatactAAACcacagggtttgttttattaataaataccaGTCAGCTAAAAGTAACCCAGGTcaaaacacattcacacacgtcttcaaagctcacaataaaaagttaaaaccaCTGAGGACATGACGGAAACATCCTCAACTCTTGTGTACCTTAAAGCAGACGTGGGCAACTGTTAACACACATCATCACTACaagaaaataccaaaaatatacgtaataataatattaattctgcattttccatctgttttctGTGATCATAGAAAATCAAAATCAGCTGCAACCTTAAAGATCAACCATTTAAACCCAGCACTGGATtggctttaaagctgcagtatataAACTCCTAATCTAATCATTACAGAAATTGCACCTttaagtgaaataaatgaaaaaattaataattgtttaataaagtaatttgtGCTACTGCAAACTCACAAAGCAAAGGTGATCAATGTGTGTGGAATGTTATGTAATCATAACAAAATATCAtgataaatatgacaaaaaaaagattccAAATTTACTTCTCTACCTCCTTATTCcgttaccttttattttgacatcatTCATgataaattgtttatttaatattgaaTATACCCATAGTTTAATTATTACAAGTTATAATCAACTTTAGTCATGTTTAGAATGCATTTATAACTTTAATAACATTTTGTTACTGTAAAACCTGTATTCACGCGCATCATCTAAATAgtgttttagttgtaaaatgtgtcATTTCGTTCATAAATagtcaataaattaattaattggtaaataataattacaacattaaaacaCTGGGAGAAGTCACTAGTTAATTTATGGAaatattttgccttttttttaaccttataTGTTTGTTTACTGTTTGAGATTTTTCAGCAACTTtattctttatatttatttgacaaaattacaattttatttagcAAGTTTTTATATTCATTAGTGACTTTAATGTCAACGTAGTAGTGTTCTGCTTTTATATGTATTATAAtgtactatgtgtgtgtgtatatgatcCTATTTCATATATCacattagagctgggcgatatatcgagattcaacaCATATCGACTTTTCTCTTTTGGTGATCTAGAAACAATATCAcctctgtatatatatatatatatatatatatatatatacagaggtgattttgttttcatataCTTGTTTTCGGTGtctctgctttcactacttcatagaacaacatgtaaaactCAGATGATTTCTGaatgtgttctaacccagaccttcatctaaaccagccacactacagaactcactcacacgtgctgtcccttagaggtgAAAACATATAtagtgttaataaatgagcctgtgtggcattaaGTCAAGAATAGTTTTTTCTGGTCAAATGGCTACACCAGGAAAACACCAAAACCATCCCAAAGGCAGGTGTGTGTGACAGAAAGCTGAGTGAGTCTGATCAACACATGTACAATAAAGACAAAATATGtagaaattgataaaaaataaaataaaaaataacactgcAAAAtccttgaccttcactcaaggtcatatttttaaagttcCATTTatcaaatacatatttatgaatacaggtcttgcctattGTTCTTATTTTATATATCAGTATTATCATGATTCAGTACTTTTAACACCATTAATATGTATTAATTTTAACTTTGTTACAGTTTAATAATGACACAGTGACTGTATGTAACATGACTTAGTTTTCCACGTAGTGCTGTGAACTTCCTCTACCAGCGTAGACGTGTGTGACTCATCTTTGTATGTAGAGCTATAGACCAGCTTTAATAATGTCTACATCCACATCCAACACATCAGATTTATAGATACGCAGAGGTAGAGGAGTCTCTCCTCACGCTTACATCATACATGTGTGTTATGACGTGTGAACTTTAGCTCTGAGGCAGACGTTACATCAATGTCATGTGACCTTCAAAGGATTTGATCCTTATGTAAGAGCTTAGATatcagggggcggggctacttCAACACCAATTTATTACTGGGTCATCAACCATGtggatgtttttattattagcaCAGTTGTGTTTACAGAAAAGTGTATTTTCAGATGAACAAATATCTATTTCATCAAACATCTGTTTTTGAAAAACCTAGAGTGAGTGAAACAAATTTGATTGGCCGCAGATGTTgtcattcattaatttattcatgaatTTCTAACAATAATGTCAGCACTAAATATCCACTGAGCTGGTCTTAGACCATCTGACTGTTAATGAAAACAGTTGAAACAGGAAGCACCCATCCATCAGCTGACTGTACCTAGCGGTGGTGGTGTTAGCGCTCTGCTAACAGGAGCTTTACGCTAAAGCAGGACAGAAGAGGAAACAAGGAGGAgacgtgacctttgacctccacTGAGCCAATCAGCAGCAAGTCACAGCTGAGCGATGACTCCAGGGCAACACgaagtgctgagtcatgtttggACGTGAGGTTTGTCTCcaactacatttaaaaacttCTTACAGTAGATTCAACAGAAACATTCTCACATTATGTTGTTGATGACATGACGTGATCTGATTTAAACTGATTCATGAACAGCTTCAATATTTAACACATTTCTTAAACAGttcaaaatactgaaaaaattaCTTTGAATGTTTTAGAATTAAAGTCCACAACCAGGggtggagtcaattacatttttcagttacaattacaatttcatttatccatgttcaattacaattacagcaaccagcatttttacaattacaattaaattacaattattaatcatctgaaagtcaaatacaattatgttctcaattactaacgttcaattacaattaatcagaattactgagcctaaattaaataacctaataaatgttaaccttcctcttgtgttagcttcctgttagcatctctaatgctaacgggtcttAAAtgtaatagaaaaatacacaaaacaatattatgtATCATCTACTTTGTTTTTCATCACAACTTTTGCATCAAATGTAATTTAGAGGAGGAGCTTAACGTACAGATGATGAAGAAAGCAGCACGTTAGACACAACAGGCGTGTGCACGAGCGTCCACGAGCGTGCACGTGAGTCTGGAAGGAGTCATGAGCAATGACTTGATGCAACACGGCATGAGTGTGTGTCGGCACGTGTGTGTTACTTCTGCATGGCTGTGGATgtaggtcacacacacacgaacacacacaccagtCGAGTCCATTAAGACACAGATAGGTCAGGGTGTGCTAGCTGctgttagacacacacacacacacacacacacacacacacacacacacacacacacacacacacacacacacacacacacacacacacacaacaccacacacacacacacacacacacacacacacacacacacacacacacacacacagaaccttATATCCATCATAAATTATACAAAGGTAAAATAGAAAATTCATAAAgttaacttttatcacagtggtgCCATAAAAGCATCACGTCAGAGTAACGACCACTCTGAGCGTGAACACGagaagtgtttttgttcttattgtcattttgtctgttttaggaTTAATTTTGTGATTTCCTGTCATCATTTCATATCGTTTtctgttactttgtgtgttttttcacacatttttgttgtcattttgagttttcaggcatttttcttcatattgtttttgtcatttttggttcTTGGAGtcagttttctgtattttgttaagTTAGCAACAGTAGATGTTgagaaaaatgatttttttcagaTACTGTCAATAAAACCTCAAATTTAAATATCTGCTTATAAGTAATTCCTCGTCATGTGATCTTCAAAGTTGCCACCACACACTTTGGTTCCCAGACCGTCACCAATCACACAtcacctggtcacatgacgctAATCAGAGGTTTCCTCCTCTCAGGAACCCCAAACATTTATAAAGTTCATGTCCCTTAAACCTGTTTACTAGTGAAAACGTGCATTTACACGCCAACAGCGTACaatctttggggtcgccagaaattctacatgtcaaaatagggtcacgatccataAAAGCttgtgaaccactgcaataaatacagtttatttacactacaaaatgagattatttaaagtgtgtgtgtgtgtgtgtgtgtgtgtgtgtgtggtggggggaGGAGACTAgagcctaaaaagtttgagaaccactgctttagataaacaaccaaataaaaaaaatggcggTGAAAATATGCCCTTGGTGGGGTAAAAGATGACATTAGCGTTAGCATGTAGACAGGAACTTTATAGCCTTTAACGTCACTTCCTTATTAAAGAATCCAagcaaagtgacagaaatgccAAGACGTGAGAACAGGCTTGTTTGTTTAGGACATCAGGGTGATGTTTATCTTTCATTACTGAGAGCTCAGTGACTAGAACCTCAAACATTATTATAGGAATGACAGAAATCCAAGCTTGTCATCCTTAGATCAGTCTTTACGTGGTAAGAAGAAGAAACTAGGTTTTCTACTAGAAATAAGACTCACTGCTGTCCTACACTAGGGAACAGCTGGTTTTAAAGGTTAATCAGTAGATAACAGGGCTGGGCAATTCATCACCATTTAGAGATGTAACTGTTGATGGAACGAGTATTTGATATGAATAGTGTTGTTATGTTTACCCTCTGTGGCTCCTCCTTCCACGCTCTCCGTGCTGGACTGGGTCAGTACCGCCTTCTTGCTCCATCTCAGGGACCTGCTGGTGCTAGGACTTCCCACTGGAGTGGAAGTGGACGCTCCGTCCTTCCTGGAGAAAATCCCACTGAAGAAGCGAGCCAGCCGTCTGTCACTAGAGCGCCCACCGCCCCCTCGCAACAGGAACCCCCCCCCCAGCGCCTCCTTCTGGGCCGCCAGCAACAACAGGTCGCTGTTGTCCAGCGTCCGATTCTTAGCACCACGCACTCGCTCCTGGCGGCTCAGGTCGGTCATGGAGTCGGTCTTGTTGAGAACGGCGCCGACCTCCAGCGTCCGGCTCTTCTCCCTGCTGGGGTCGGACAGGCGGGAGGCTGAAGATGGAGTGGTTCTGACCTCCTTGTCGATGCAGCCTGAGCTGGAGTGATGTTTGTCTTTGGAAAGTGCTCGCAGACGCAGAAGCTCCACGCCGCTCCAGTGCCTGAAGCTGAAGCTGCGGCGCAACAATCCAGGCGTTCTCTTAGCAGGAGGAGTTCCAGGATTAGAGACTTTGGAAGCTTTCACGTTACTCTTGGACGTGTTGGCATTTCCGTTTGAAGGAACCTGTGAGCTCCTCTCCTCCATGCTTTTAGCCTTCAGGAGCTTCTTCTTCTGACCCACCGCAGCTGGGCTTTCCTGTCCCACAGCCTTTGCTGGCTCCTTCTCCACCAAAGGGCTGGTGGCCTTTGCTTTCGGCTCCTTCAGGAACTTCCTGGAGATCTTGAGCCGTCCGAGTTCCAGCTGGCCCGTACTGAACGTCCTGAAGTTCCTCATGTAACCTCGAGATGAGGACAGCTCCTCCGATTCATTGTCCACCTCCTTCAGCTGCTCCAGCAGGCTGCTGCCTCCCACGTTCCTCGGCATCTCCAACGAGCTTTCCCGTCGGACGGCGCCCGATCTGTGGTTGTCCTCCCGCCTGGACGTTGACTTGTCGTCTAAACTCTCCTTCTTCACCAGGGTGAGGGAGATCCGATACACGGTTTTCCTCTGAGGGGTTCCCCTCTCCATCCCATCAGTGCAGGACCCGTCCAGAAGATACATcaccaaaaatgtaatcaatcaAACAGCTCAGTTTAAATAATCCTTAATCATAAATCAGTACGGtcaaatatcaaaatatttaaattcttCTTTAAAAAGCTGGTATTTGTGCTTATTTTAGCTGTGAACGTGTAAACGTGTGATTCAGAATGTTTGATGttttaacagcttttaaaattatactttaaatataaacatagaaaaataaatgtgcaataaaaaaacatctgaaatttcAAAGTGATTTAAAACTAATTTCATCCCCAAAAATCCAGTTCGATGTGttagaataaaaaaagtataaatgtttgttttaaaacccGTTAAATCCCGTTCAGCTGTAGTTGGAGAACAGAAGAATCCAGATGTGCAAACAGCAGGAAATACATTCCTTATTCATCCCGGTGGAATTCCATCAGGACTCTGTGAGCAGAACGATCCCAGTTAAAGACGTTCCTCAGGTTCCTCATGGTTCCTCATGGTTCCTCCTGGTTCTCCAGGACTTTAGACAAAGCAGAGCCGGTGGATGGAGCTCCTAGCGCTGCGTCCCGGTCCCGGTGTTCACTGGTTCCTCTAAGGTTGGCTTTGTCTCAGCTTCCGGTGCAGACGGAACCGAGGACTAGAACCGGTGCTGACGTCCTTAAACGGGCCCGGAGCCTCTCAGGCACCGGACAACATTCACATCCATGTCCCGGAGGTTCTCCGCTCCATAGACATTATAATGTCTATGCTATAATGTCTATGCTCTGCTCTATGAGCGGAGCATCAGCTGGAAAACACGCAGCGGATCCTACACAGAGGATCCGGAGCCTTCACTCACGGTTTAGATTTCACTTTCTACTATTTCTAGCACAGAAAGTgtgaaaagtggtaaaagaACTAATATTAAAAGCatagatacataaataaaataggactctgctcccttacttgaataaaagtaaaaagtacatgctGCTAAATGTGCTTAAAGTCAGTAATAAAGTCcacgtattttattttttaagaacttgtaggaaacgtaaatacattaaatatgttacctttgaacacctggagaatttagcactcagataaaaatatgtaaatacaatGTGTCAagaattaaacccagagcagtttccattttaacatttttaaaaacttattaaccataaaactaagggacctggcTAACAGAAAACAGCTCAAATATTGCATCTTTTTATGTTGTGATGTTATCTTTAAAGgtcttaaaaaaagtaaaaagtcaccaaaaaatacatattcaagtaaagtacaaataccagaaaaaactacttaaggacagtaacaaaatatttatactttgttacttttcatttgttcctttaaacaaatacacaaaataactccaacaccacacaaaatgatcataaaaatgcaaaatgatcataaaaatgcaaaatgatcataaaaatgcaaaaaaaaaaaataactcataaCATGCTAGGGCTGGGctatatggaccaaaactcatcaatatacgatataaatctcaataattctATTtctaaccagaaagacaattctgggttaaatatgctgatttattaacaaattcacacaaatcctttgtttcctgtgttcatgatcagattggtcattattgttaATTAAGGCTGGGACATTTTTTCAATATTCAatctatatttttcttaattcaatttcatttatagagagcaaattacaacaaagtcatctgaaTGTGTTTAATATAAAGTTTAAAGTAAGACGGACAAAGATGGCG
This is a stretch of genomic DNA from Gouania willdenowi chromosome 2, fGouWil2.1, whole genome shotgun sequence. It encodes these proteins:
- the LOC114478921 gene encoding uncharacterized protein LOC114478921; amino-acid sequence: MYLLDGSCTDGMERGTPQRKTVYRISLTLVKKESLDDKSTSRREDNHRSGAVRRESSLEMPRNVGGSSLLEQLKEVDNESEELSSSRGYMRNFRTFSTGQLELGRLKISRKFLKEPKAKATSPLVEKEPAKAVGQESPAAVGQKKKLLKAKSMEERSSQVPSNGNANTSKSNVKASKVSNPGTPPAKRTPGLLRRSFSFRHWSGVELLRLRALSKDKHHSSSGCIDKEVRTTPSSASRLSDPSREKSRTLEVGAVLNKTDSMTDLSRQERVRGAKNRTLDNSDLLLLAAQKEALGGGFLLRGGGGRSSDRRLARFFSGIFSRKDGASTSTPVGSPSTSRSLRWSKKAVLTQSSTESVEGGATEDAFVNSQEWTLSRSVPELKVGIVGNLASGKSALVHRYLTGTYVQEESPEADVDAGGRFKKEIVVDGQSQLLLIRDEGGPPEAQFALWVDAVIFVFSLEDEISFQTVYHYFSRLANFRNTADLPLVLVGTQEALHSANPRVIDDGRAQKLSNDLKRCTYYETCATYGLNVERVFQDDEQYTSSSTEERERWIRAKYEQRLFLASLPCTDLSLGQQLLRATAEEDLRAVVLLLAHGSRQQVNETCGEGDGRNALHLASRKGNVVITQLLIWYGVDLMARDAHGNSAMAYARQAGCQECVDTLTQYGCPDERYPLMATPNLSRRNTNRNNSCSSAGSTALI